GGAGCCGATCCGCGAGGCGACGGTGCTGCACTTGGGTACTAAAATATCATGGATCGACGGACACTCCCGGAGGTGCGATAGGCATGGCCGAAGCCTTGCCAGTTGACGTGTTCCACTGGGCCGTTGCCAGTATCCCGATTCTGATCCTGCTTGTGCTGTTGGTGCGCTATCGCTGGTCAGCACACACAGCCGCCGTCATTAGCATGCTCGGGGCGTCTGCCATTGCCCTCACTGTGTTCCAGGCACCGCTTTTCGCGTACGCTGTCGCGGTCGGAAAAGGTGTTTGGGACGCGATTTTTGTTCTGTACGTTGTCTGGCCGGCACTGCTGATGTATCTCGTCACGGAGCGTGCTGGCGCACTCTACGCTCTCAGAGTCGAAATCCAGCAGTTCAGTAGTAACGATCTCTTTCTCGTACTCGCCTTCGGCTGGGTGTTTGTCTCGTTTCTTCAGGGAATCGCTGGATTCGGTGCCCCTATTGCTATCGTCGCACCACTGCTGCTCGCTCTCGGTGTCCGCCCGGTCTACGCCGTCGCAATCCCCTTGATCGGGCATGCATGGAACAACAACTTCGGCACATTAGCCGTCGGCTGGTTTGCTGCCGATTCAGTCGCACCGTTCGAGGCTCCGGTCGAGACTGCACTCCAGACAGGCATCATTCATATTGCTCCGATTATCGCTGGTGGGATCGCCATCGCCTGGCTCTACGGGCGGTGGGAGGGGGTCCGACACGGGTTGCCGATGATCCTCGTCATCACTGCAGCACAGTGGATCGGACTGATGACAGTGGCAGTCTACAGTCCGTTCCTCTCGGGCTTTCTCGCCGGAACGGTCGCGCTCGCCGTGCTGTATCCCCTTTCGCGGTGGGAACGATACGATCAACAACACGAGCCGTTTGAGCGGCCAGCCATGGAGGAGTCGATGTCCCGAGACGTGGCAACGGATGGTGGTGAACCGACCGAGGAGGAAGACGAGCCGGACCCAATCATGGGGCTCGTCGAAGCGTTTCTCCCGTACGGCGTCCTGCTTGCGATCGCACTCGTCGTTGCCCTCCCGCCGGTCGATACCGTCCTCGCCCAGTTCGAAATCGGCTTCCCGTTCCCCGCGATCGAAACCGGCTATCTCGAACAGGAAGCTGCAGACCCCTACGAGCCGTTTGCGATTCTCACGCATCCGGGGTCGGTTATCCTGGTCGGTGTGATCTTTGGCTATGGCCTGTTCAGGTCCAGGGGCTACTATAGCGAGTGGCGAGACGTTATGGAGACCTCTCCTCACGTCGAGGAGGAAGGCACGATCCTCGACGGACTGAAAGAGAACGGTGTTCCGGCCTCGCTGTCGATCATCCTGCTCATCATCATGGCTATTGTGATGGTCGAAACCGGACAGATAACCGTTCTCGCGCTCGGAATCGCGGCAGTCCTTCCCCCGACGGCGTACCTCTTTGTCTCGAACGGGATCGGCGTACTCGGAGCGTTCATCACCGGGAGCAACACTGCGTCGAACATTATGTTCTCACCCCTTCAGGACGAAACAGCTGCTGAACTGGATCTGCCCCAGTGGTCAGTACTCGCCAGCCAGATGACCGGCGGGGCAGTCGGGAACGCGATCTCCCCGTCGAACATCGTCCTCGGGACAGGAACCGTCGGGATTCCGGGAGAAGAAGGCGACGTTCTTCGTCTTACGCTTCCCTGGGTTGCGATCGTGATCGTCCTCGTCGGAATCCTCACGGTGCTCGTGAGTGGGTTCGTCTTCCTCGGAGGTGGCGGATGAGCCCCGATATCGATCCGATAAACGTCGACGGGATTGCGTTTGTCCTGATCCTCCTCGTTCTTCCCGTCGTCAGCTACGGCACAATGGTCGAGAGCGAACTCATCTGGGGCTTCGGGCTAGCACTGTTACTGCTCGGTTCGCTCATCCCACTCGTCACGGAGTTCTGGCTCCAGGAGGACGACGAAGCGTAAGGGCCGAGACCGCATCAGCCGGACAGCGTTGGTGGTCGACCGCCACCACCTCACGCACGGTTTCCTCACGGTCCGACTCTCGCAAGCACAGCGGCTACCCGACTCGAGTACCTCCATTCGCTATGGTCGACGAGGACCTCGAACTCGAGCGCGACCTCGGTGAGGCAACGATCGTCTACGACGAACCGGACGAAGACGCGGTCCACAAGACGGTACCGAACGAGCACATCGCGTACTTCCAGGACCACTGGATCATCAAGACGGACGAGGACGACGAAGGGAACGACATCGTTCGGCGGATTCCCTCCCAGCGCGTTCACTACGTCGAGCGCTCCGTCGAGGAGTTCCAGTCGGAGGTCCAGACGGTTGCGGATCAGGTGCAGTCGTTCGCCTCCTCGCTGCGGACGAAGATTCCGGTCGGCGGAGACAAGGAGGGCGGCCGCGACGAGCACGGCCGGGCGGGCGAGGGTGCAGGCGAGGTACACCCGATCGAGATTACGCCAGGCGAGGTCGACCGTGATGTCGCCGATGACAGTGCCAGAGGCACCGACACAGACGCCGACCGCGACGAGTAACAACTCCGTTTCGAACTGGGTAGAGACCTGTTCCTCTCCGGTTTGTGAGGAGAATCCGCTGTAGTACTAACGCTCTCAGGCGCGGATCGACCTGCCGGCGAGAACGTACCAGATGAGACCGAGTAGTACCATCCCGACGTATACTTCCGTGAAATAGGTCTCTCCGTCCACGCCGGCTATAGAGAGGACGACGGTGGCAACAGTCGCTGTGAGCAGCGCGAAGAATAGCCAGAAGATGGCCACCAACACGAGGTCCACCCTCTCATGCCGAGTTGAGCCTGTCGAGTTCCCGGACGGGGACTCCATAGGCGTGCTACGACCAACCGGGATAAAACGCTTCGTGTCGCCGACACTTCCCTTGCTACCGTCCCATTCGAACCCGGTGCAACCCCGTCTTCATCGCCTTCCACG
The DNA window shown above is from Natrialba magadii ATCC 43099 and carries:
- a CDS encoding L-lactate permease translates to MAEALPVDVFHWAVASIPILILLVLLVRYRWSAHTAAVISMLGASAIALTVFQAPLFAYAVAVGKGVWDAIFVLYVVWPALLMYLVTERAGALYALRVEIQQFSSNDLFLVLAFGWVFVSFLQGIAGFGAPIAIVAPLLLALGVRPVYAVAIPLIGHAWNNNFGTLAVGWFAADSVAPFEAPVETALQTGIIHIAPIIAGGIAIAWLYGRWEGVRHGLPMILVITAAQWIGLMTVAVYSPFLSGFLAGTVALAVLYPLSRWERYDQQHEPFERPAMEESMSRDVATDGGEPTEEEDEPDPIMGLVEAFLPYGVLLAIALVVALPPVDTVLAQFEIGFPFPAIETGYLEQEAADPYEPFAILTHPGSVILVGVIFGYGLFRSRGYYSEWRDVMETSPHVEEEGTILDGLKENGVPASLSIILLIIMAIVMVETGQITVLALGIAAVLPPTAYLFVSNGIGVLGAFITGSNTASNIMFSPLQDETAAELDLPQWSVLASQMTGGAVGNAISPSNIVLGTGTVGIPGEEGDVLRLTLPWVAIVIVLVGILTVLVSGFVFLGGGG